The Pogona vitticeps strain Pit_001003342236 chromosome 6, PviZW2.1, whole genome shotgun sequence genome contains a region encoding:
- the LOC110082623 gene encoding patched domain-containing protein 3 has product MPACSRHTDCLERPLSRSFRALGALVGAHPWPFLLLPLALSAALGSGFLFVPIHETNDLEEQFTPVNSPAKNDRRFVQARFPTDDARRFSPQRLTTAGTSATLLMVAAGGTGSLLTREAFAQLLALDGAVRGLRTAGGRAFEDLCARSSQGACHSPNPLLGAAQGQAAGIEALLPGLTFPLFQGRLFLGFFLGGVTLGPGDGPARPLLAAKALRLVYYLQEDDAQRREDSRRWLDAFLERIPGVLDSLNFSSVRVVYFTSLSRQKELKNLAKDVIPLVSVAYFLTISFSIVSCARLDCVRTKVSVAFFGVLASGLSVISSFGLLLFCGVPFVITAANSPFLILGIGIDDMFIMVSCWQRTKVKDNIQVRMANTYAEAAVSVTITTLTDVLTFYIGIATSFPSVQSFCIYTGTAFIFCYFYNLMFLGAVLALDGRREESNRHWLTFMKVKDEPQDSSGCLYNVCCVGGSFDKSTGAETEHLMNTFFKKYYGPFIMHTWAKVSVIILYLIYLGSSFYGCIQIKEGVNLRNVATDDSYIIPYYDLKEKYFSEYGPRVMVIVTKSIAYWDPSVREDLEHCIDMIGNISYVDKDFSESWLTIYVTFAKNMSLNINDRNVFIGNLPALFTANPEYEQDVKFSATEILASRFFIQIVNASTVVDQKKLLTELRVIAEDCKIPLMVYHPAFILFDQFLVIIKNTIETVIIATGAMLIVSLLLIPNLLCSLWVAFAIVSVIVGVSGFMAYWGINLDSVSMINLVICIGFSVDYSAHISYAFVSSKKLETNERAVDAVSHLGYPILQAAASTLVGVFVLSMSSAYVFRNCFKIILLVITFGAAHGLLFIPVFLTLFGFCS; this is encoded by the exons ATGCCGGCGTGCAGTCGCCACACGGACTGCCTGGAGCGGCCCCTGTCGCGCTCTTTCCGGGCCTTGGGGGCTCTGGTGGGCGCCCACCCGTGGCCCTTCCTGCTGCTGCCCTTGGCCCTCTCGGCCGCCCTGGGCTCCGGCTTCCTCTTCGTGCCCATTCACGAGACCAACGACCTGGAAGAGCAGTTCACGCCCGTCAACAGTCCCGCCAAAAACGACCGCCGCTTCGTCCAGGCGCGCTTCCCCACCGACGACGCCCGGCGCTTCTCGCCCCAGAGGCTGACCACTGCGGGAACCTCCGCCACCCTCCTGATGGTGGCCGCCGGCGGGACGGGGTCGCTCCTCACCAGGGAGGCCTTCGCCCAGCTGCTGGCGCTCGACGGGGCCGTGCGGGGGCTCCGGACGGCGGGCGGGCGCGCCTTCGAGGACCTCTGTGCGCGCAGCAGCCAGGGCGCCTGCCACAGCCCCAACCCGCTCCTGGGCGCCGCGCAAGGCCAGGCCGCGGGCATAGAAGCGCTGCTGCCCGGCCTCACCTTCCCGCTCTTCCAGGGGCGCCTTTTCCTCGGCTTCTTCCTGGGGGGCGTCACGCTCGGCCCCGGAGACGGACCGGCGCGCCCCCTCCTGGCCGCCAAAGCCCTGCGCCTCGTCTACTACTTGCAGGAGGACGACGCTCAAAGGCGAGAGGACAGCCGGCGATGGCTCGACGCCTTTCTGGAGCGCATTCCGGGAGTCCTCGACTCCCTGAACTTCTCCTCCGTCCGG GTAGTCTATTTTACCTCATTGTCCAGACAGAAGGAATTGAAAAATCTTGCAAAGGATGTGATTCCGCTGGTCTCTGTTGCCTATTTTTTAACAATATCTTTTTCAATTGTATCATGTGCAAG GCTTGACTGCGTGCGAACAAAAGTTTCAGTTGCGTTTTTTGGGGTGCTGGCATCAGGCTTGTCTGTCATCAGCAGTTTTGGACTATTGCTATTCTGTGGTGTGCCGTTTGTCATCACAGCAGCAAATTCACCATTTCTTATACTTG GAATTGGTATTGATGACATGTTCATCATGGTATCCTGTTGGCAACGTACCAAAGTGAAGGACAACATCCAAGTTCGGATGGCAAACACCTATGCGGAAGCAGCCGTGTCAGTCACCATCACAACTCTTACTGATGTTCTAACCTTTTACATTGGAATTGCAACTTCCTTCCCATCAGTTCAGTCATTTTGCATCTATACCGGCACAGCCTTCATTTTCTGCTACTTCTATAATCTCATGTTCCTTGGGGCTGTCCTTGCTCTGGATGGTAGAAGAGAAGAAAGCAACAGACATTGGCTCACATTTATGAAAGTCAAGGATGAACCTCAAGATTCTTCGGGCTGTTTGTACAACGTATGCTGTGTAGGAGGATCTTTCGACAAGTCTACAGGTGCAGAAACTGAACATCTCATgaatacattctttaaaaaatattacggTCCCTTCATTATGCACACGTGGGCCAAGGTGTCTGTGATAATCCTATATCTAATTTACCTGGGCAGTAGTTTTTACGGGTGCATTCAAATCAAAGAAGGTGTAAATCTTAGAAACGTAGCAACAGATGATTCCTATATCATTCCATATTATGATTTGaaagaaaagtatttttctgAATATGGTCCAAGGGTTATGGTGATTGTTACTAAAAGTATAGCATATTGGGATCCTTCTGTTCGTGAAGACCTTGAGCATTGTATTGATATGATAGGAAACATATCTTATGTGGACAAGGATTTCTCAGAGTCGTGGTTGACAATTTACGTAACTTTTGCTAAAAACATGTCTTTAAATATAAATGACCGCAATGTGTTCATTGGAAATCTACCTGCTCTTTTTACTGCTAATCCAGAGTATGAGCAAGATGTGAAATTTAGTGCTACAGAAATACTAGCTTCACGGTTCTTCATACAGATAGTCAATGCTTCAACTGTAGTGGATCAGAAAAAACTCTTAACTGAACTAAGAGTCATTGCTGAAGACTGCAAGATCCCATTAATGGTTTATCATCCAGCTTTTATACTCTTTGACCAGTTCCTTGTGATAATTAAGAACACCATTGAAACTGTCATAATTGCTACTGGAGCCATGCTCATAGTTTCCTTGCTGCTCATACCTAATCTCCTTTGTTCTTTATGGGTAGCTTTTGCTATTGTGTCTGTTATTGTTGGTGTGTCTGGTTTCATGGCCTATTGGGGCATCAATCTTGATTCTGTATCCATGATCAATCTTGTTATATGCATAGGGTTTTCAGTAGATTATTCTGCTCACATTTCTTACGCCTTTGTTTCCAGTAAGAAACTTGAAACAAATGAGAGGGCAGTGGATGCTGTATCTCACCTCGGCTACCCTATCTTGCAAGCAGCAGCTTCCACTCTTGTGGGAGTCTTTGTTCTCTCAATGTCCTCTGCTTACGTCTTTAGAAACTGTTTTAAGATAATACTTCTAGTGATCACGTTTGGGGCTGCCCATGGTCTCCTATTTATTCCTGTGTTCTTAACACTATTTGGCTTTTGTAGCTGA
- the LOC110083051 gene encoding patched domain-containing protein 3 has protein sequence MPRRGCHTDCLERPLSRALRALGALVGAHPWPFLLLPLALSAALGSGFVFLRRREAKDLEGQFTPVGGPAKGERRFVQARFPTDDARRFSAERLATEGAFASFIAVAAGGTGSLLTREAFAQLLALDAAVRGLRAAAGGRAFEDLCARSSQGACSSPNPLLGAAQGQAAGIEALLPNLTFPLFQGRLFLGFFLGGVTLGPGDGPARPLLAAKALRLVYYLQEDDAQRREDSRRWLDAFLERIPGVLDSLNFSSIRVAYFTSLSRQKEFEKLAKDVIPLISVTYFLTIFFTIMSCSSLDCVRTKVWVASFGVLTAGLSVVSSFGLLLFCGVPFVITAANSPFLILGVGVDDMFIIVSCWQRTKVKDSVQDRMADTYAEAAVSVTITTLTDVVAFYIGIGSSFPSIQSFCIYTGTAFVFCYLFNLTFLGAVVALNGKREEDNRHWLTFMKVKDEPQQSQGHLYNICCVGGSFDESTGAETEHPMNIFFRNHYGPFIVHRRTKVFAVLLYLLYVGSSIYGCTQVKEGLNVRHLAVDHSYVVQYYDWEEDYFSKYGPRVMVVVTESISYWDLSVRADLENCMHALETSTYGDKNLSLSWLRIYETVAQQMSINIKERTTFMRNLPALFTANPDFEWDLNSSATEISASRFFIQTVNVTSAVDEKNLLSQLRNLAKDCKIPLMVYHPGFIYFDQFIVVVQNTIQSILIATGTMLVISLLLIPNPLCSLWVTFAIASVIVGVTGFMAYWDVTLDSISMINLVICIGFSVDYSAHMSYAFVSSEKPNVDEKAVDALYRLGYPVLQASASTLVGVLVLSMASTYIFRTFFKIMFLVILLGTLHGLLFIPVFLTFFGFCAGFSNRVDS, from the exons ATGCCGCGGCGGGGTTGCCACACGGACTGCCTGGAGCGGCCCCTGTCGCGGGCGCTGCGGGCGCTGGGGGCCCTGGTGGGCGCCCACCCGTGGCCCTTCCTGCTGCTGCCCTTGGCCCTCTCGGCCGCCCTGGGCTCCGGCTTCGTCTTCCTGCGGCGCCGCGAGGCCAAAGACCTCGAGGGCCAGTTCACGCCGGTCGGGGGCCCGGCCAAAGGCGAGCGCCGCTTCGTCCAGGCGCGCTTCCCCACCGACGATGCCCGGCGCTTCTCGGCCGAGAGACTCGCCACCGAGGGCGCCTTCGCCTCCTTCATCGCCGTGGCCGCCGGCGGGACGGGGTCGCTCCTCACGAGGGAGGCCTTCGCCCAGCTGCTGGCGCTCGACGCGGCCGTGCGGGGGCTCCgggcggcggcgggcgggcgcGCCTTCGAGGACCTCTGTGCGCGCAGCAGCCAGGGCGCCTGCAGCAGCCCCAACCCGCTCCTGGGCGCCGCGCAAGGCCAGGCCGCGGGCATAGAAGCGCTGCTGCCCAACCTCACCTTCCCGCTCTTCCAGGGGCGCCTTTTCCTCGGCTTCTTCCTGGGGGGCGTCACGCTCGGCCCCGGAGACGGACCGGCGCGCCCCCTCCTGGCCGCCAAAGCCCTGCGCCTCGTCTACTACTTGCAGGAGGACGACGCTCAAAGGCGAGAGGACAGCCGGCGATGGCTCGACGCCTTTCTGGAGCGCATCCCGGGAGTCCTCGACTCCCTAAACTTCTCCTCTATCCGG GTAGCCTATTTCACCTCACTGTCCAGACAGAAAGAATTTGAGAAACTCGCCAAGGATGTGATCCCCTTGATCTCTGTCACATATTTTCTGACAATATTTTTTACAATCATGTCATGTTCAAG TCTAGACTGTGTACGAACAAAAGTGTGGGTTGCATCTTTTGGCGTACTAACAGCAGGTCTGTCTGTCGTCAGCAGCTTTGGATTACTGCTGTTCTGTGGCGTTCCATTTGTTATCACAGCTGCAAATTCACCTTTTCTTATACTTG GAGTTGGGGTGGATGACATGTTCATCATAGTGTCTTGTTGGCAACGTACCAAAGTCAAGGACAGTGTCCAAGATCGGATGGCGGACACTTATGCAGAAGCAGCGGTGTCAGTCACCATCACCACCCTTACAGATGTTGTAGCCTTTTACATTGGAATTGGAAGTTCCTTCCCATCAATTCAGTCCTTTTGCATATACACAGGAACAGCCTTTGTTTTCTGCTATTTATTTAACCTGACATTCCTCGGGGCTGTTGTGGCACTAAATGGCAAAAGAGAAGAAGACAACAGACATTGGCTCACATTCATGAAGGTGAAGGATGAACCCCAACAGTCTCAGGGTCATCTGTATAATATATGCTGTGTAGGAGGATCTTTTGATGAGTCCACTGGGGCAGAGACTGAACATCCCATGAACATATTCTTTAGAAATCATTATGGTCCATTCATTGTACATAGGAGGACCAAGGTGTTTGCGGTGCTTCTGTATCTCCTGTACGTGGGTAGTAGCATTTATGGATGCACCCAAGTTAAAGAAGGTTTAAATGTTCGACATTTAGCTGTAGATCATTCGTACGTTGTTCAGTATTATGACTGGGAGGAGGACTATTTTTCCAAATATGGTCCAAGAGTGATGGTTGTGGTCACTGAAAGCATATCATATTGGGATTTATCGGTCCGCGCAGACCTTGAGAACTGCATGCATGCACTAGAAACCTCAACTTACGGGGACAAGAATTTATCACTCTCATGGCTGAGAATTTATGAAACTGTTGCCCAACAAATGTCCATAAATATAAAGGAACGCACTACTTTCATGAGAAATTTACCTGCCCTGTTTACAGCAAATCCAGATTTTGAGTGGGATTTAAATTCTAGTGCTACAGAAATATCAGCTTCACGGTTCTTCATACAGACAGTTAATGTTACTAGTGCAGTGGATGAGAAAAACCTCTTAAGTCAACTGAGAAACCTTGCAAAAGACTGCAAGATACCCCTGATGGTTTATCATCCAGGTTTCATATACTTTGATCAGTTTATTGTGGTAGTTCAGAATACCATTCAAAGCATTCTGATTGCTACTGGAACCATGTTAGTTATTTCTTTGCTGCTTATTCCCAATCCTCTTTGCTCTTTGTGGGTAACATTTGCTATTGCATCTGTCATTGTTGGTGTGACTGGTTTCATGGCCTATTGGGATGTAACCCTTGACTCCATATCCATGATCAACCTTGTTATTTGCATTGGGTTCTCAGTAGATTACTCTGCTCATATGTCTTATGCCTTTGTTTCTAGTGAGAAACCCAATGTGGATGAAAAGGCTGTGGATGCTCTGTACCGCCTTGGTTACCCTGTTTTACAGGCATCTGCTTCCACCCTTGTGGGAGTCCTTGTTTTATCAATGGCATCCACATACATCTTTAGAACCTTTTTTAAGATCATGTTTTTGGTGATATTGCTTGGGACTCTGCATGGTCTCCTTTTTATTCCTGTCTTTTTAACGTTTTTTGGCTTTTGTGCTGGTTTTTCAAACAGAGTAGATAGCTAA